TCCAGAACCGGCGCATTCCGTCGCCTAAGGAACCGGCTCCGGCGCCTTCTCCACGGTACCATCGCCACAGGCGGGCGAGCCACAGCCAGACGCTTCGGGCCGTACCGAAAAGCCCGGCATGGCCGGCGACGCCTCCCAAGCAGAAGGCGTTCTCGTCGTGGACTTCCCCTTGGAGCAGCCGATTTCTCCAGGAGCACTGTTCCGTGGCGACCCATCGGTCGCGTTCGTTCCGAGCGCGTTCGGGGACCGATTCCGCCCTTTCCGGCGGAGGAAATTGCCGATAGCCGAGTTGATCCCGGCAGCCGGCGATCCGGAAAAACTCGGAAGCTGCGTCGTCCAGGGATCGACCTCCGCAGTCTTCCAAGATGAATCCCAGAAGGATATAGCCCAGATCGCTGTAGCGGGATCTGCGGCCCGGAGGCGCTTCGGTTTCTTCGGACAAGATGCAGCAGGCCAGTCGTTCCCGCCGGGTTTCGGGGGGGGCGTGGATCAACTCGCGAAAGTACGGCCGATAGGCGGGAAGTCCCGAGGAATGGCTCAATAGATGCCGAAGGCGGATGTCCGCCGTGCTGCGGGACAGCAGACGGCGAGGAAAAAAACGGGCGAGGGGATCTTCGAGGTCCAGCCGCCCCGCCGCCGTTTCCCAAAGGTAAAGGGACGCCGTGGCCATGGGCTTGGTGAGCGATGCCAGGTCGAAGCCGGTTTCCGGCGTCACCGGAGGCCCGCCGCGGCGGGTCGTACCCCAAGTCCTCTCGAACGCTATGCCGGAAGGACCGGCCACCAAAAGCGACGCGGCGGAGAAGAGCCCGCGGTGAAGGGCGTCGTCGAAGAGGCGGTCCAGGGAGTTAGGCATCGGAATCACGGAAAGGGGTTTCCAGGGGTTCGAGTGTGCCGTCGTGAGTGTTCAGGGAAAACGGTAACCCCAGCGGCAGAACCGGGTTGGGTTTCCCATGGCCGAAAGGGAGGCCGGCCACCACCGGAAAGCCATATCCCTGGACGCTTTCCAGGACGATGGATCGAAGTTCGTCTGCAGGGCAGCAGTCCGCGAACCGGCCCAGGAGCAGGCCGGAAAGGTGTTCCCAGAGCCCAGCCAGCCTCAGGTGGTTGAGCATGCGGTCGATGCGGTAGGAGGCTTCGGCGCGGTCTTCCAGGAAAAGGAGGCAGTCGGAAACATCAGGACAGAACGGCGTACCGAGAAGGTGTGTGAGGCAGGTGAGGTTGCCGCCAAGCAAGATGCCCGTCGCCCTTCCCGGGCGCACCACCATTTCGGGATCGATGGGCCGGGAAAAGGACGCCGCGCCCGACAGGGCCTCGATCACATCCCGCAGCGCCTGGTCGTCTTCCACGAGATCCAGGCCGTTGGGGCCGTGGAACGTGATCCATCCGGACCCGGCCCAGAGGCTCGCATGAAGGAAGGTGATGTCGCTGTAGCCCAGGAAGAGTTTCGGCTCGGTCCCGAGCCTCGAAAAGGGGATCCGGGAGAGGATGCGGCTGCTTCCGTATCCGCCCCGAAGGCAGAACACGGCCTTGACCGAGGGGTCCCTGAAGGCTCGGAGAAGGTCCTCGGCCCTCTGATGATCCCGCCCGGAAAGGTAACGATGCGCCGAGGCAATATGAACGCCAGGCAACGGGCGGTAGCCTTCACGCTCAAGGGTTCGGCGCAGGGCTTCGACGGCGCCGGCGGGGAAGGTGCTCGCCGGGGCGATCAGGGCGATGCCGTCGCCCTGTTTCAGGGCGAAGGGCTTGAAACCCGTGCGTCTTCCCATGCTCCCTTCTTCAATCTTTTCGGTTTCGGTCGAAAATGATCTTCAGACCCTTCAGGGTGAGGTAGTCGTCCACTTCGTCGATGGCGGGACATTCGGCGGCGATGAGCGACGCCAGCCCCCCGGTGGCCACCACCTTGATGTCCGACTGGATTTCCTTTTTCATCCTCGAAATGATGCCTTCCACCAGTCCCGCGTATCCAAAGACGATTCCGGCGTTCATGGAGGCGATGGTGTTTTTGGCCAGTATGGAGCGGGGCCGGGCGAAGATTTCGACGCGGGGAAGCTTGGACGCCTTGTGAAAGAGCGCTTCACAGGAAATCATGATGCCCGGGGAAATCACGCCACCCATGTATTCGCCCCGGTCCGAAACGTAATCGAAGGTGGTGGCGGTGCCGAAATCGACCACGATCACCGCCTGCCGGAAGGTTTCGTAGGCGGCGACGGCGTTCACGATCCGGTCCGCTCCCACTTCCTTGGGATTGTCGTAGAGGATCGGCATTCCGGTGCGGATGCCCGGCCCCACCACCAGGGGCTGCAACCTGAAGTATTTGCGGCAGAACCCGTCGAGGTTGTTGAGCACGGGGGGAACCACGCACGAGATGATCACATGGGAGACTTCAGCGGCCGGAAGCGGCGAGGAGTCGAAGAGGCTCCTTACGATGATGCCGTATTCGTCGACGGTCATGTTCACTTCGGTTCGGATGCGCCAGTCCTGAACGATCTTTTCGCCTTCGAAGAGCCCCATGACGGTATTGGTGTTTCCAATGTCCATGGCGAGAAGCATCGATGATTCCTCGATCGGGGTCGGTGGTTTTCGGTTCCGGGGGGCGCCTCAAGCATCCATATGCCGGCTGATGGCTTCCGCCATCTCTCCAGCCAGGGACTGAATTCGGCTTCGGTCTCTTCCTTCAATCATGACGCGGATGACGGGTTCGGTGCCGGACGGGCGGATGAGCAGGCGCCCGTTTTCGCCCAGGGCGGAAGCGATGCGGTCCTTCAGCCGGACCAGCTCGTCGATGTCTTCGATGGGGCGGCGCTGTTTGACGCGAACGTTCACGAGGGTCTGGGGAAAGCGTTCCATGATGGTTTTCAATTCCGAGAGCGGCTTGTCTTCTTTGAGCATGACGGCCAGGAGCTGAAGGGCCGAAAGGATGCCGTCGCCCGTTGTGCCGTGATCCATGAAAACGATGTGCCCCGACTGTTCTCCACCCAGGTTGTAGCGGCCTTCATTCATCTTTTCGACCACGTACCGGTCGCCGACCGCTGTCCGGAGCAGCTGGGCTCCGTGGCGTTTGAGCGCCGCTTCCAGGCCCATGTTGC
This is a stretch of genomic DNA from Desulfoglaeba alkanexedens ALDC. It encodes these proteins:
- a CDS encoding serine hydrolase domain-containing protein, giving the protein MPNSLDRLFDDALHRGLFSAASLLVAGPSGIAFERTWGTTRRGGPPVTPETGFDLASLTKPMATASLYLWETAAGRLDLEDPLARFFPRRLLSRSTADIRLRHLLSHSSGLPAYRPYFRELIHAPPETRRERLACCILSEETEAPPGRRSRYSDLGYILLGFILEDCGGRSLDDAASEFFRIAGCRDQLGYRQFPPPERAESVPERARNERDRWVATEQCSWRNRLLQGEVHDENAFCLGGVAGHAGLFGTARSVWLWLARLWRWYRGEGAGAGSLGDGMRRFWTRQTTREDNRWTLGFDTPSDTGSSTGGRFSERTVGHLGFTGTSFWLDLEQEIAVILLTNRVHPSRYDERIRTFRPLVHDSVMAAWNADRPAHARPETAKSPATDGGIFRTSRAEP
- a CDS encoding S66 peptidase family protein — encoded protein: MGRRTGFKPFALKQGDGIALIAPASTFPAGAVEALRRTLEREGYRPLPGVHIASAHRYLSGRDHQRAEDLLRAFRDPSVKAVFCLRGGYGSSRILSRIPFSRLGTEPKLFLGYSDITFLHASLWAGSGWITFHGPNGLDLVEDDQALRDVIEALSGAASFSRPIDPEMVVRPGRATGILLGGNLTCLTHLLGTPFCPDVSDCLLFLEDRAEASYRIDRMLNHLRLAGLWEHLSGLLLGRFADCCPADELRSIVLESVQGYGFPVVAGLPFGHGKPNPVLPLGLPFSLNTHDGTLEPLETPFRDSDA
- a CDS encoding type III pantothenate kinase, encoding MLLAMDIGNTNTVMGLFEGEKIVQDWRIRTEVNMTVDEYGIIVRSLFDSSPLPAAEVSHVIISCVVPPVLNNLDGFCRKYFRLQPLVVGPGIRTGMPILYDNPKEVGADRIVNAVAAYETFRQAVIVVDFGTATTFDYVSDRGEYMGGVISPGIMISCEALFHKASKLPRVEIFARPRSILAKNTIASMNAGIVFGYAGLVEGIISRMKKEIQSDIKVVATGGLASLIAAECPAIDEVDDYLTLKGLKIIFDRNRKD